AATGTAGTTTTAATTTCACCAATAGAGGTTAATTGAAGCAGATTTTTGGGGAATAATGGGTTCATTATCTTAGTAGTAATGACGGCTGTCGAATATTGAGGAACATCCAAGTCCTGAGGAAACTCAACTTTTGGAACCGGGCAGACTTCTAAAGATTGCAggttttttgaaatctctGGGAGATCTAGCAGATGTTTTGGTTCTGGTAAGTCATTCCATTGTTTaaacttcaaaaagaatcaaGTAACATAAGTTAGTCAAACCACTCTACTCTAGCAAAATATGATGGGGAAAAAAGATTATTGTAACATACAAGCATCGctataaatgaaaattttactGTAGTGCGATGATATCTTGGTCGCTGTTTCTTATTATTTCGCCTGTTGCCACCTATTGCCACGCAACTTCTTAAATTGATTTCAATGAAGTCTGAAATTTTGATgcgaaagaaaaaaaaaagtaaaggCAATAAAACTTCATCAAGTCAAACGTCATCTATAAATAATCCCACTtcagaattgaaaaagacTACATTTGAGTGGAGgaacaaaagcaaaaatgtCTGAATTAGGTGCCAAATATCAACAGTTGCAAAATGAGTTAGAAGAGTTTATTGTGGCCAGACAAAAATTAGAGACACAattacaagaaaacaagATTGTAAATGAAGAGTTTGACCAATTAGAAGAAGATACACCTGTGTACAAATTGACAGGCAATGTCCTTTTACCAGTTGAACAAAGTGAGGCACGTACCAACGTGGACAAAAGATTAGAGTTCATCGAAACAGAAATTACAAGATGCGAAAAGAACATAAGGGACAAGCAGGAAGAACTAGAAAAGATGAGAAGCGAGCTAATTAAACTGAACAATACAGCAGCTTCCACTGGCCCAGGAAGGTAAAACAAACTCACAGGTCCTCGGAAAGACAAGAAAGCGCACAGTACCAATAAATCTGcccaaaataaaattttcttttatatacAATTATGTAACTTACAAACAAAATACCTACGCATTTCACTGTCCTAAACTTCAAATTGACATGTAAGATTGCTTAACCCCTAACTAATTGAGATTTGATTAAATTTACCGTAGACATTAACGTATACCAGGCAAACTCTTCAGTATTGTTATAGTACTCACCCAAACGCATGAC
Above is a genomic segment from Saccharomyces cerevisiae S288C chromosome XII, complete sequence containing:
- the YKE2 gene encoding tubulin-binding prefolding complex subunit YKE2 (Subunit of the heterohexameric Gim/prefoldin protein complex; involved in the folding of alpha-tubulin, beta-tubulin, and actin; prefoldin complex also localizes to chromatin of actively transcribed genes in the nucleus and facilitates transcriptional elongation), with the protein product MSELGAKYQQLQNELEEFIVARQKLETQLQENKIVNEEFDQLEEDTPVYKLTGNVLLPVEQSEARTNVDKRLEFIETEITRCEKNIRDKQEELEKMRSELIKLNNTAASTGPGR